Proteins encoded together in one Micromonospora auratinigra window:
- a CDS encoding glycosyltransferase family 39 protein, which produces MSEPSHSGLRAGGRDWPVWLPPALLTLVATLAGIGHAQLWRDELATWSAATRPVGDLVRLAGTIDAATGPYYLFVHGWTAVFGTSPTALRLPSALAVTAAAALTARLGERLAGPRAGLLAGLLLAVVPSTSRYGQEARPYALATLLAVLATLLLVEALRRPSWPRWTGYALTVAALGLTHLIALTLLAAHGLVVLLTTRRGPIPVGLDDPPPSAATGSGPAPSRRALPDPAEPDPTPPDPAPPGPVPPDATGLHAAPHDSAPPGPPAGRAGRLPGRWLVALLPAVLLVTPLVLVARGQRSRQLDWVDPARLPDLAALPGGAAQSGVVGGFLVGLAALGAARLGRRALLPGACVLLPVLLLFVTATRVPLWVNRYLVFTVPFACLLAGAALAAVRLVPALAVLTLAGLLGLPDQTALRRTHEWPRSAPVDYAGVARIIAAHRQPGDAIVYSPRDSWLFLDLGMAYHLGSDRPRDVLLARDQRQRADLWASECDRPAQCLAGARRVWLVVAGRHADPLTAVPGAKGTALRATYTVDETWPRPGLTLALLTPR; this is translated from the coding sequence GTGAGCGAACCGTCGCATTCCGGGCTGCGGGCCGGCGGCCGGGACTGGCCCGTGTGGCTGCCGCCGGCCCTGCTCACGCTGGTGGCCACCCTGGCCGGGATCGGGCACGCCCAGCTCTGGCGGGACGAGCTGGCGACCTGGAGCGCCGCCACCCGTCCGGTGGGTGACCTGGTCCGCCTCGCCGGCACCATCGACGCCGCCACCGGCCCCTACTACCTGTTCGTGCACGGGTGGACGGCCGTCTTCGGCACCTCCCCGACCGCGCTGCGGCTGCCCTCCGCGCTGGCCGTGACCGCAGCGGCCGCGCTGACCGCCCGGCTCGGCGAGCGGCTGGCCGGCCCGCGCGCCGGGCTGCTCGCCGGCCTGCTGCTCGCCGTGGTTCCCAGCACCTCCCGGTACGGCCAGGAGGCCCGGCCGTACGCCCTCGCCACCCTCCTCGCGGTGCTCGCCACGCTGCTGCTGGTCGAGGCGCTGCGCCGGCCGTCGTGGCCGCGCTGGACCGGGTACGCCCTGACCGTAGCCGCGCTCGGGCTGACCCACCTGATCGCCCTGACCCTGCTCGCCGCCCACGGGCTGGTGGTGCTGCTCACCACCCGACGCGGCCCGATCCCGGTCGGTCTCGACGACCCGCCACCCTCTGCCGCGACGGGCAGCGGCCCGGCCCCGAGCCGCCGGGCTCTGCCCGACCCGGCGGAGCCCGACCCGACACCGCCCGACCCGGCACCGCCCGGACCGGTGCCGCCCGACGCGACGGGGCTGCACGCGGCACCTCACGATTCCGCACCGCCCGGCCCGCCAGCCGGGCGGGCCGGACGGTTGCCGGGGCGGTGGCTGGTCGCGTTGCTGCCGGCCGTGCTGCTGGTCACCCCGCTGGTGCTGGTCGCCCGGGGACAGCGCTCCCGGCAACTCGACTGGGTGGACCCGGCCCGGCTGCCCGACCTGGCCGCGCTGCCCGGCGGGGCGGCGCAGAGCGGGGTGGTCGGCGGGTTCCTGGTCGGACTCGCCGCGCTGGGGGCGGCCCGGCTCGGCCGTCGCGCGCTGCTGCCGGGCGCCTGCGTGCTGCTCCCGGTGCTGCTGCTCTTCGTCACCGCCACCCGGGTGCCGCTCTGGGTGAACCGCTACCTGGTCTTCACCGTCCCGTTCGCCTGCCTGCTGGCCGGTGCCGCCCTCGCGGCGGTACGCCTCGTGCCGGCGCTCGCCGTGCTGACCCTCGCCGGCCTGCTCGGCCTGCCCGACCAGACCGCGCTGCGCCGCACCCACGAGTGGCCCCGCAGCGCCCCGGTCGACTACGCGGGCGTGGCCCGGATCATCGCCGCCCACCGGCAACCGGGCGACGCGATCGTCTACTCACCCCGGGACAGTTGGCTCTTCCTCGACCTCGGCATGGCGTACCACCTGGGGTCGGACCGGCCGCGCGACGTGCTGCTGGCCCGCGACCAGCGGCAGCGCGCGGACCTCTGGGCGAGCGAGTGCGACCGGCCGGCGCAGTGCCTGGCCGGCGCGCGACGGGTGTGGCTGGTCGTGGCCGGCCGGCACGCCGACCCCCTGACGGCCGTGCCCGGCGCCAAGGGCACCGCCCTCCGCGCCACCTACACCGTCGACGAGACCTGGCCCCGCCCCGGCCTCACCCTCGCCCTCCTCACCCCCCGCTGA
- a CDS encoding sensor histidine kinase yields the protein MSTLRDLAEEHTQLRPADIDHLHRIAGDWQLLSDLSFADLLLWVPVDGEGTFLCVAQVRPTTAPTAYLDDQVGRIVGGPEVAHLEVAHRQGRIWREGDPVWYGDVPARHEAIPVRLRTADGEAGEVIAVVGRDTNLSTARTPSQLELNYLTTADDLAQMIADGTFPPPRHPGETTSAPRVGDGLVRLDANGKVTYASPNAQSAYRRLGYASHLVGEDLAKLHRRLATDPLEGTDAANAVLAALRGDAPPRREIDARGATMLTRALPLMPAGVPIGALVLVRDITEVRRRDRALITKDATIREIHHRVKNNLQTVAALLRLQARRVSMPEARVALEESVRRVASIALVHETLSMSSDEAVEFDGIVDRVASAATEVAATEVSVGMRRRGSFGVLPAEIATSLVMVLNELLLNAVEHGFPAAGDEGAGPVGDGQRPEVVVSAQRHRKQLQVSVADNGRGLPEQFDAERGGNLGLQIVRALVTGELRGTIELRNAPTGGTEALLTVPLARTPT from the coding sequence GTGTCCACGCTCCGTGACCTCGCCGAGGAGCACACCCAGCTCCGCCCGGCCGACATCGACCACCTGCACCGGATCGCCGGCGACTGGCAGCTCCTGTCCGACCTGTCCTTCGCCGACCTGCTGCTCTGGGTGCCGGTGGACGGCGAAGGCACCTTCCTCTGTGTGGCCCAGGTCCGCCCGACGACCGCGCCGACCGCGTACCTGGACGACCAGGTCGGCCGGATCGTCGGCGGGCCCGAGGTGGCGCACCTGGAGGTCGCCCACCGGCAGGGCCGGATCTGGCGGGAGGGCGACCCGGTCTGGTACGGCGACGTGCCGGCCCGGCACGAGGCGATCCCGGTCCGGCTGCGCACCGCCGACGGGGAGGCCGGCGAGGTGATCGCCGTGGTCGGCCGGGACACCAACCTCTCCACCGCCCGGACGCCCAGCCAGCTCGAACTGAACTACCTGACCACCGCCGACGACCTGGCCCAGATGATCGCCGACGGCACCTTCCCGCCGCCCCGGCACCCGGGCGAGACCACCTCCGCGCCCCGGGTCGGCGACGGCCTGGTCCGGCTCGACGCCAACGGCAAGGTCACCTACGCCAGCCCGAACGCGCAGTCCGCGTACCGCCGGTTGGGCTACGCCTCCCACCTGGTGGGCGAGGACCTGGCGAAGCTGCACCGCCGGCTGGCGACCGATCCGCTGGAGGGCACCGACGCGGCGAACGCGGTGCTGGCCGCGCTGCGCGGCGACGCCCCGCCCCGGCGGGAGATCGACGCCCGGGGCGCCACCATGCTGACCCGGGCGCTGCCGCTGATGCCGGCCGGCGTGCCGATCGGCGCGCTGGTGCTGGTCCGCGACATCACCGAGGTACGCCGCCGGGACCGCGCCCTGATCACCAAGGACGCCACGATCCGGGAGATCCACCACCGGGTGAAGAACAACCTGCAGACCGTCGCCGCGCTGCTGCGCCTCCAGGCCCGCCGGGTGTCCATGCCCGAGGCCCGGGTCGCCCTGGAGGAGTCGGTACGCCGGGTCGCCTCCATCGCCCTGGTCCACGAGACCCTCTCGATGTCCAGCGACGAGGCGGTCGAGTTCGACGGCATCGTGGACCGGGTGGCCAGCGCGGCCACCGAGGTCGCGGCCACCGAGGTGAGCGTCGGCATGCGCCGGCGGGGCAGCTTCGGCGTACTGCCCGCCGAGATCGCCACCTCGCTGGTGATGGTCCTCAACGAGCTGCTGCTCAACGCCGTCGAGCACGGCTTCCCGGCCGCCGGGGACGAGGGCGCCGGGCCGGTCGGCGACGGCCAGCGCCCCGAGGTGGTGGTCTCCGCGCAGCGGCACCGCAAGCAGCTCCAGGTCTCCGTCGCCGACAACGGGCGCGGCCTGCCCGAACAGTTCGACGCCGAGCGGGGCGGCAACCTCGGCCTGCAGATCGTCCGGGCCCTGGTCACCGGCGAGCTGCGCGGCACCATCGAACTCCGCAACGCCCCCACCGGCGGCACCGAGGCCCTCCTCACCGTCCCCCTCGCCCGCACCCCCACCTGA
- a CDS encoding SIS domain-containing protein — translation MAADIDEQPAGYERLLSAEHAGAIARVAAVIAERRPRHVVFTARGTSDHAALYAAYLTEIRLGLPAGLASPSAVTVYGARPDLSDALVVGVSQSGGSPDLTEVLRVARESGALTLAVTNNPDSSLVATAELSVDIAAGHERAVAATKTYTAELLALLMLVEGVRAGDGVLPAEERDALARLPELAARTLADDTPARLAPRYRFAAQLVTTGRGYAYPTAREAALKLMETSYLPALAFSGADLLHGPLAMTDPDVPVLAVVGDGPGGRSMREVLPRLGERRADVVVVGSAEVEASARMAVPEVDERYAPLLDILPLQRLALALALARGEDPDAPRGLKKVTATM, via the coding sequence ATGGCCGCCGACATCGACGAGCAGCCGGCCGGTTACGAGCGGCTGCTCTCCGCCGAGCACGCCGGGGCGATCGCCCGGGTGGCGGCGGTGATCGCCGAGCGTCGCCCCCGACACGTGGTGTTCACCGCCCGGGGCACCTCCGACCACGCGGCCCTCTACGCGGCGTACCTGACCGAGATCCGGCTCGGCCTGCCCGCCGGCCTCGCCTCGCCCAGCGCGGTCACCGTCTACGGCGCCCGCCCCGACCTCTCCGACGCGCTCGTCGTCGGGGTCAGCCAGAGCGGCGGCTCACCCGACCTGACCGAGGTGCTGCGGGTCGCCCGGGAATCCGGCGCGCTCACCCTCGCGGTCACCAACAACCCCGACTCGTCGCTGGTCGCCACCGCCGAGCTGAGCGTCGACATCGCCGCCGGGCACGAGCGGGCCGTAGCCGCCACCAAGACGTACACCGCCGAGCTGCTCGCGCTGCTCATGCTCGTCGAGGGGGTACGCGCCGGCGACGGAGTGCTCCCCGCCGAGGAGCGCGACGCCCTCGCCCGGCTGCCCGAGCTGGCCGCCCGCACCCTCGCCGACGACACTCCGGCCCGGCTCGCCCCGCGCTACCGCTTCGCCGCCCAGCTCGTCACCACCGGCCGCGGGTACGCGTACCCGACCGCCCGGGAGGCGGCGCTGAAGCTGATGGAGACCTCGTACCTGCCGGCGCTCGCCTTCTCCGGCGCCGACCTGCTGCACGGCCCGCTCGCGATGACCGACCCGGACGTGCCGGTGCTGGCCGTGGTCGGCGACGGCCCCGGCGGCCGGTCCATGCGTGAGGTGCTGCCCCGGCTCGGCGAGCGCCGTGCCGACGTGGTGGTGGTCGGCTCCGCCGAGGTCGAGGCGAGCGCCCGGATGGCCGTCCCCGAGGTCGACGAGCGGTACGCCCCGCTGCTCGACATCCTGCCGTTGCAGCGGCTCGCCCTGGCGCTGGCCCTGGCCCGCGGCGAGGACCCGGACGCCCCGCGCGGGTTGAAGAAGGTCACGGCGACGATGTGA
- a CDS encoding tetratricopeptide repeat protein yields MPEDDPTLSATEELALARLALEEGDLAHAAGHVAAALVQEPTLPEVHETLARVHAASGGDLELFPLGHHAYVGAVVARAHLLAAAGRPAEGLDLLAAASGYAPGTDWAGVPWVTAPELPERLDPERTARILMQICAAVPDPVPRRLREPLRPYLTLARNAVTVHPGHPLLLGAASALARRLGEVTLAVTWASRGVRAQPTKLGEVWLGYAYRSAGRTRDALAALGRAVALDPDDLAVYADIAGTLADNGRLDEALDWIDRALARDPTFDCAVHTAHRLRFQRDGDVAHLVALADFVRDHPDDSHEHHDLAECCRSRPWLGQVTPAGGPVLDALREALGGAATPVAVRLEALEPPSAMRTAAAAVPGLAVEVAEVADPDPREPRRATTCQLWRYDGTTAAPTLPTPSAEAAQRIRQLAHPAWPHPPAAYDAAVGLATLELPDLLGLLVHPPEAPPTALGRVLGGQDPSLWVRCVQVWACLGLLHHRTDEPWDGSTRRRVLLELVWGVEDWTTEAALFALVTAAWVDPSVRPDVARVVAERLADVAAVARERRVPIAVSLAHLALATPDLDPQTRALADTLIATPTTTRPPGPLRRLWHRLRTLLPTPLRAR; encoded by the coding sequence GTGCCCGAGGACGACCCCACCCTCTCCGCGACCGAGGAGCTGGCGCTGGCACGGCTCGCGCTGGAGGAGGGGGACCTGGCGCACGCCGCCGGCCACGTCGCCGCCGCGCTGGTCCAGGAACCGACGCTGCCCGAGGTGCACGAGACGCTCGCCCGCGTGCACGCCGCCAGCGGCGGCGACCTCGAACTCTTCCCGCTCGGCCACCACGCGTACGTGGGCGCGGTGGTGGCCCGGGCCCACCTGCTCGCCGCCGCCGGCCGCCCCGCCGAAGGGCTCGACCTGCTCGCCGCCGCCAGCGGCTACGCACCCGGCACCGACTGGGCCGGCGTGCCCTGGGTGACCGCCCCCGAGCTGCCCGAACGGCTCGACCCCGAGCGCACCGCCCGGATCCTGATGCAGATCTGCGCGGCCGTCCCCGACCCGGTCCCCCGCCGGCTGCGCGAGCCGCTGCGGCCCTACCTCACGCTGGCCCGCAACGCGGTCACCGTGCACCCCGGCCACCCGCTGCTGCTCGGCGCGGCGTCCGCGCTGGCCCGGCGCCTCGGCGAGGTCACCCTCGCCGTCACCTGGGCGTCCCGGGGGGTACGCGCACAGCCCACCAAGCTCGGTGAGGTGTGGCTCGGGTACGCGTACCGCAGCGCCGGCCGGACCCGCGACGCGCTCGCCGCGCTCGGTCGGGCCGTCGCGCTGGACCCCGACGACCTGGCCGTCTACGCCGACATCGCCGGCACGCTGGCCGACAACGGCCGGCTCGACGAGGCCCTCGACTGGATCGACCGGGCGCTCGCCCGGGACCCCACCTTCGACTGCGCGGTGCACACCGCGCACCGGCTGCGCTTCCAGCGCGACGGGGACGTCGCCCACCTGGTGGCGCTGGCCGACTTCGTCCGGGACCACCCCGACGACAGCCATGAGCACCACGACCTCGCCGAGTGCTGCCGCAGCCGGCCCTGGCTGGGTCAGGTGACCCCGGCCGGTGGCCCGGTGCTGGACGCGCTGCGCGAGGCCCTCGGCGGCGCGGCCACGCCGGTCGCCGTACGCCTGGAGGCGCTCGAACCGCCCAGCGCCATGCGCACCGCCGCGGCGGCCGTGCCGGGGCTGGCCGTCGAGGTGGCCGAGGTGGCCGACCCCGACCCGCGCGAACCCCGGCGGGCCACCACCTGCCAGCTCTGGCGCTACGACGGCACCACCGCCGCGCCCACCCTGCCCACCCCCTCGGCCGAGGCGGCGCAGCGGATCCGGCAGCTCGCCCACCCGGCCTGGCCCCACCCGCCGGCCGCGTACGACGCCGCGGTGGGACTGGCCACCCTGGAGCTGCCCGACCTGCTCGGCCTGCTGGTGCACCCGCCCGAGGCCCCGCCCACCGCGCTGGGGCGGGTGCTCGGCGGCCAGGACCCGTCGCTCTGGGTCCGCTGCGTGCAGGTCTGGGCCTGCCTCGGCCTGCTGCACCACCGCACCGACGAGCCGTGGGACGGCTCCACCCGCCGCCGGGTGCTGCTGGAACTCGTCTGGGGGGTGGAGGACTGGACCACCGAGGCAGCCCTGTTCGCCCTGGTCACCGCCGCCTGGGTCGACCCCTCCGTACGCCCCGACGTGGCCCGGGTGGTGGCCGAGCGGCTGGCCGACGTGGCGGCCGTGGCCCGCGAGCGCCGGGTGCCGATCGCGGTCTCCCTGGCCCACCTGGCGCTGGCCACCCCCGACCTCGACCCGCAGACCCGAGCCCTCGCCGACACCCTGATCGCCACCCCCACGACCACTCGCCCCCCGGGCCCCCTCCGCCGCCTCTGGCACCGCCTCCGCACCCTCCTCCCCACCCCCCTACGTGCGCGCTGA
- a CDS encoding MDR family MFS transporter, with protein sequence MTQQAEAAVRPNVRVVLFGLMIAMMLAMLDNMIVSTALPRIVGEFGGVDHFTWVVTAYVLGTTVSTPIWGKLGDLYGRKAVFLTSVVVFLVGSALCGMSGSSVFGGVEDGMIELIAFRAVQGLGAGGLMVGVMAIIGDLVPPRERGRYQGMIAGIMAIAMVAGPLVGGFITDHLSWRWAFYVNLPLGGLALLVLATTMHLPKYRTEHKIDWLGAGLLSIGITAIVLITTWGGNEYDWVSPQILGLAALALVALVAFGFVERRAAEPILPLGLFANRNFALISVIGFLLGFAMFGAMNFLPMFQQTVQGASATNSGLLLLPLMFGMLVVSLVVGRAITKTGRYRAFPIIGGVVMTVGLGLLARLDVDTSKTESSLYMIVLGVGMGFLMQTSMLIAQNSVEQKDLGAASGAATFFRSIGGSFGISLFGAIFANRLADSAAGAAFSGGGGEGRGMDLEKLKDLTGPMRQVVLGALADGISHVFLWAVFFTAAVPVLAWFIKEVPLRTANEPAPTATPEDEAEVALGKAPVA encoded by the coding sequence ATGACTCAACAAGCCGAGGCGGCAGTGCGACCCAACGTCCGGGTCGTCCTGTTCGGCCTGATGATCGCGATGATGCTCGCGATGCTCGACAACATGATCGTCAGTACCGCGCTGCCGCGGATCGTCGGCGAGTTCGGCGGCGTCGACCACTTCACCTGGGTGGTCACGGCGTACGTCCTGGGCACCACCGTCTCCACCCCGATCTGGGGCAAGCTCGGCGACCTCTACGGGCGCAAGGCGGTCTTCCTCACCTCGGTGGTGGTCTTCCTGGTCGGCTCCGCGCTCTGCGGCATGTCCGGCTCCAGCGTCTTCGGCGGGGTCGAGGACGGCATGATCGAGCTGATCGCGTTCCGGGCCGTCCAGGGTCTCGGCGCGGGCGGCCTGATGGTCGGCGTGATGGCGATCATCGGTGACCTGGTGCCGCCCCGCGAGCGGGGTCGCTACCAGGGAATGATCGCAGGCATCATGGCCATCGCCATGGTCGCCGGCCCGCTGGTCGGCGGCTTCATCACCGACCACCTCTCCTGGCGCTGGGCGTTCTACGTCAACCTGCCGCTCGGCGGCCTGGCCCTGCTGGTCCTGGCCACCACCATGCACCTGCCGAAGTACCGGACCGAGCACAAGATCGACTGGCTGGGCGCCGGGTTGCTCTCGATCGGGATCACCGCGATCGTGCTGATCACCACCTGGGGCGGCAACGAGTACGACTGGGTGTCGCCGCAGATCCTCGGCCTGGCCGCGCTCGCCCTGGTCGCCCTGGTGGCCTTCGGGTTCGTGGAGCGGCGGGCCGCCGAGCCGATCCTGCCCCTCGGGCTCTTCGCCAACCGCAACTTCGCCCTGATCTCGGTGATCGGCTTCCTGCTCGGCTTCGCCATGTTCGGCGCGATGAACTTCCTGCCGATGTTCCAGCAGACCGTGCAGGGCGCCTCGGCCACCAACAGCGGCCTGCTGCTGCTCCCGCTGATGTTCGGCATGCTGGTGGTCTCGCTGGTGGTCGGCCGGGCCATCACGAAGACCGGCCGCTACCGGGCCTTCCCGATCATCGGTGGCGTGGTGATGACCGTCGGCCTGGGCCTGCTCGCCCGGCTGGACGTCGACACCAGCAAGACCGAGTCCTCGCTCTACATGATCGTCCTCGGCGTCGGCATGGGCTTCCTCATGCAGACCTCGATGCTGATCGCGCAGAACAGCGTGGAGCAGAAGGACCTCGGCGCGGCGAGCGGCGCGGCCACCTTCTTCCGGTCCATCGGCGGCTCGTTCGGCATCTCGCTCTTCGGCGCGATCTTCGCCAACCGGCTCGCCGACTCGGCCGCCGGAGCCGCGTTCAGCGGTGGCGGCGGCGAGGGCCGCGGCATGGACCTGGAGAAGCTCAAGGACCTGACCGGGCCGATGCGCCAGGTCGTCCTCGGTGCGCTGGCCGACGGCATCTCCCACGTCTTCCTCTGGGCGGTCTTCTTCACCGCCGCGGTGCCGGTGCTCGCCTGGTTCATCAAGGAGGTCCCGCTCCGCACGGCCAACGAGCCCGCGCCCACCGCCACCCCGGAGGACGAGGCGGAAGTCGCCCTCGGCAAGGCCCCGGTCGCCTGA
- a CDS encoding TetR/AcrR family transcriptional regulator, protein MRVRESTGGTRERIQAVALELFTEQGYEKTSLREIAERLGVTKAALYYHFKSKDEIVNSFVEDRLRRMDELIEWAGTQPGTLATRRALISRYADAMFAGELPSVMRFFEQNQTVLKSLSAGMQMRDRMMRLANELCRGDESPEAQLRAALTLFAVHSSWFAIRAPHITDDERKKIALDVADELLAKIADAG, encoded by the coding sequence GTGCGAGTGAGGGAGAGCACAGGCGGCACGCGGGAACGCATCCAGGCCGTCGCGCTGGAGCTCTTCACCGAGCAGGGGTACGAGAAGACCTCGCTCCGGGAGATCGCCGAGCGGCTCGGGGTGACCAAGGCCGCCCTCTACTACCACTTCAAGAGCAAGGACGAGATCGTCAACAGCTTCGTCGAGGACCGGCTGCGCCGGATGGACGAGCTGATCGAGTGGGCCGGCACCCAGCCCGGCACCCTGGCCACCCGGCGCGCCCTGATCAGCCGGTACGCCGACGCCATGTTCGCCGGCGAGCTGCCCTCCGTGATGCGCTTCTTCGAGCAGAACCAGACGGTGCTGAAGAGCCTGAGCGCCGGCATGCAGATGCGCGACCGGATGATGCGGCTGGCCAACGAGCTGTGCCGGGGCGACGAGTCACCCGAGGCCCAGCTCCGCGCCGCGCTCACCCTCTTCGCCGTGCACAGCAGCTGGTTCGCGATCCGCGCCCCGCACATCACCGACGACGAGCGCAAGAAGATCGCCCTGGACGTCGCCGACGAACTGCTCGCGAAGATCGCCGACGCGGGCTGA